Within Sphingomonas morindae, the genomic segment ACGCGCTGGTGGCAGCGCTGGCGCGCATCCATGCCGATCGCGGCGTGGCGGCGCGCCTCGCCGTGCCCGACGCGCTCGCGGTGCGCTGCGATCCCCAGGATCTCGACGAGGCGCTCGGCAATCTGCTCGACAATGGCTGGCGTCACGCGCGCCGCCTCGTGCGCTGCAGCGCCGAGCCGGACGGGCGGCAGATCGCGCTGCGCATCGAGGATGATGGCGACACGCTGGACGAGGCCGGGCTGGCCGCGCTCCAGGCCGGCGAGGCGCGGCTCGACGAACAGGGCGCGGGCTATGGCCAGGGCATCCGCATCGCCCGCGCGCTGATCGAGCTGCATGGCGGTACGCTCCGCTTCGCGCGGGGCGCCAGCGGCGGCCTCGCGGTCACGCTCACCTTGCCGGCGGCGAGCGACGCGCCGCGATAGCGTTGCCGCGCCGTTTCCTGGAGGAAATGCGGCGTTGATCGCGATGGTTCGCCCTCGCCGCCCGGCGGCGCGCCATCGCCGATACTGGCGCCGGTCCGGAGCCGGGGCTAGAGCAGGCCGGCCGGTCGCCCTCCCCCCTTCCGCGCGGCCGGATCGAAGGAGGCGGACCATGTCCAGCGACACCGAAGCATATACGCCGCCCAAGGTCTGGCAGTGGGAGCCGGGCAATGGCGGCCCCTTCGCGACGATCAACCGGCCGATCGCCGGCGCCACGCGCGAGGCGACACTGCCCGTCGGCCGGCACCCGCTCCAGCTCTATTCGATGGGCACGCCCAATGGCGTCAAGGTCACCATCCTGCTGGAGGAGCTGCTCGCCGCCGGCCATCCGGGCGCCGAATACGATGCCTGGCTGATCCGCATCGGCGAGGGCGACCAGTTCGGCAGCGGCTTCGTCGCCATCAATCCCAATTCCAAGATCCCCGCCATGGTGGATCATAGCGGGCCAAGCCCGATCCGCCTGTTCGAATCGGGCGCGATCCTGCTGCATCTGGCCGAACGCTTCGGCGCCTTCCTGCCGCGCGACGCGGCGGCGCGGGCCGAGGCCTTGTGCTGGCTCTTCTGGCAGGTCGGCAGCGGCCCGCTGCTGGGCGGGGGCTTTGGCCATTTCTACACCTATGCCCCGATCAAGATCCGCTACGCGATCGACCGCTTCGCCATGGAGGCCAAGCGCCAGCTCGACGTGCTCGACCGGCGGCTGGCGGAAAGCGCCTATGTCGGCGGGGCAGACTATGGCATCGCCGACATGGCGATCTGGCCCTGGTACGGCCAGCTGGTGCTGGGCGATCTTTATGGCGCGGCCGAGTTCCTCCAGGTCGCCGACTATGCCCATCTGCGCCGCTGGGCGGAGACGATCGCCGCGCGGCCGGCGGTGCAGCGCGGGCGGATGGTGAACCGCACCATGGGCGATCCCGCCAGCCAGCTCCGCGAACGCCACGAGGCCAGCGATTTCGAGACGCAGACCGAGGACAAGCGCGCGACCGCCGCCGGCTGAGCGGAGCCGCCGCCCGCCGCGCCGCGTTTTCCCCGCGATGCGGACGAGCATGGGAAGACGGACGATGCGGTGGCGGACGACAGGCGCGATCATGGTGGCGGCCACGGCTCTTCTGGCGGCCGGGCCGCCGCGCTTCAGCTTCCAGGCGATCGAGTTCGAGCCGGCGGCGGCGCGACTGCCGGAGGCGCGCGCCTGGCTCGCGCGGGTGGCGGCGCCCGGCACGCCGATGGCCGAGGCGGTGCGCGCAGTGCGGGCCGCCGGCGCGGGCTGCGCCACCCGCCCCGCCGGCGCGGTGCGCTGCCGCTATGCGCGGACGGTTCAGGATTCGAGCCATGCCAATCCGCCGGGCGCGGTGCTCTGGACGGTGTGGCTACAGGGCGATGCCAACGGGCGCGTCGTCCAGGCCAATCTCGACCGCGCGCGGCGCGGCTTGTAAGCCGCTGCGCCGCCACAAAAAAATAGCCGCCCGCAGAGGCGGACGGCCGAAAGTTTATAGGAGAGGATGCCTGAAAGGCCCGTTCCTTTTGCGTCGCCGCGTGGCTCTTCGCAAGCGCAAAAGACGCAATTGAATTTTTTTAACGTGCAATCGCGGGCTTTGCCGCGACGCTGGCCCGCTCAGCCGGCGGATCCCGGCTCGGACATGCCGCGATGCACCTGCGCGCCGATCGGATCGGGCAGCGCCTCCGCGATCGCGCCCATCACCTTGTTTTTCAGCTTGGGCAGCACCTTGTCCTTGTCGGCGCGGAGCGCGGCGAAGGCGGCGCGGGCGACATCGGCGGGATCGTCCTTGCTCTCGGATGCCCCGGCGCGCGTATCCAGCATGTCGGCGCGGTTGAAGAAATTGGTGTCCGTGACGCCCGGCATCAGCACGGTAACGCCCACGCCGCTATCCTTCAGCTCGTTGCGCAGCGCCTCGCCGAACCAGCGCAGGAACACCTTGGTGGCACCATAAACGGCCTCGAACGGATCCGGCATGGTGGCCGCGATAGAGGAGGTGAACAGCAGCTGGCCTTCGCCGCGCGCCACCATATCCTTGACCAGCGCCTTGCTCAGCTGCACCGCGCCGCGCACATTGAGGTCGATCATCTGCAATTCGGTGGCGAGATCGGTGTCGATAAAGGCGCCGCCGAGGCCGATACCGGCGTTGACGCAGGCGATGTCGAGCGGACGCCCGATCCGCCGCACAGTCTCGATCAGCGCGTCGACCTGGTCGGCACGGCCGAGATCGCCGGCGAAGGTCTCGATCCGCGCGCCGTTCTGCGAAAGGCTGTGTGCCGCGTCGGCGACGTGGCTTTCCGTCTCGCCCGCGATCAGCAGAT encodes:
- the yghU gene encoding glutathione-dependent disulfide-bond oxidoreductase, which codes for MSSDTEAYTPPKVWQWEPGNGGPFATINRPIAGATREATLPVGRHPLQLYSMGTPNGVKVTILLEELLAAGHPGAEYDAWLIRIGEGDQFGSGFVAINPNSKIPAMVDHSGPSPIRLFESGAILLHLAERFGAFLPRDAAARAEALCWLFWQVGSGPLLGGGFGHFYTYAPIKIRYAIDRFAMEAKRQLDVLDRRLAESAYVGGADYGIADMAIWPWYGQLVLGDLYGAAEFLQVADYAHLRRWAETIAARPAVQRGRMVNRTMGDPASQLRERHEASDFETQTEDKRATAAG
- a CDS encoding SDR family NAD(P)-dependent oxidoreductase, whose protein sequence is MAEAERRAFALITGGDNGIGLALAREFADHGYDLLIAGETESHVADAAHSLSQNGARIETFAGDLGRADQVDALIETVRRIGRPLDIACVNAGIGLGGAFIDTDLATELQMIDLNVRGAVQLSKALVKDMVARGEGQLLFTSSIAATMPDPFEAVYGATKVFLRWFGEALRNELKDSGVGVTVLMPGVTDTNFFNRADMLDTRAGASESKDDPADVARAAFAALRADKDKVLPKLKNKVMGAIAEALPDPIGAQVHRGMSEPGSAG